The nucleotide window aacttatataaaatatatattatatatattttacatttttttatatattttctttcaccccttttcttataattttcttaatattaatatatatttaatagtttaaaacacaaaaagagcaaaataaaaattatgaaattataaaagaaCGATTTGTAAAAACATGGAAGATAAGGAGATAAATAATGAGAATAACAACAAAAGTaagttattatatacataatgtttataattagtatatatgtatttccTTGAaccatatataatatagattGCAATCTTCGTCTGGCTTTCTTTTcaaattgtattttatttatggTGTTGTGTCATATGCACTTTTTTTCCCCAAACAATATCCTTCtacatgtatgtatgtatatatatatatattatatttttttaattgcgaaaatcatttttttccaattCATTTTTCCATAGAAGAAGTTAATAAAGATGATGATAACATGCAAAAAGAAGAcgaaataacaaaaaaaaaaacagaaaattCAGAAGAAAACGATCTTTCACTTGCAAAAAATGTTTCCTTAGGAAAGCATTTGTTGATTGGAAATGCTGTAAAAAAAGGTAAAAtatggaataaaaaaatgaggcTTATATGAATATCTATATATACGGTTATTCCTTtcgaaatttttttttttttttttttttttttctctgaTCGATTTCGTTGAATAACTATTGCATATGTTATGagcattttgtttttaaaaaaaatgcttcTTTCGATTTATCTTGTAAATgtgaatataaatttgtttgtATGTCATATTTGTGAAATAATCACACAGTTCcacattttatttacaattttatttacaattttatttatcatttcGATCAGCATTGTGTATGTACATGTGTGCATATTTcgttgttattattattgtttttgtttttttttactatttctACACGAATTTGTAATTACTTAAAAATGATGTGTATAGGAATAAGTGTTAGTGTGAGAGGAAGAGCATCAAATGGTGGACTAAATTCAAAACAAGCGGGTTCAGCATGGAAGAAAAAAGATGATAAAACTGGGGATAGTCAAggagaagaaaaagaaaaaaaaattgatgatGAATCATTTCCAGATTTATTAGAATCGactgaaaaaataaaagcagAATTAgtaaaagaaaaagataaaaagaaaaaacaaattaaagaTTTTAAAAAAGGAGAAGAAAATATGATGAATAATACATTCGAAAGTTTAGACAAAAGTAAATTAAGTGATGGTATATTTGATaggcaaaaaaaaatgggaatGAATATGTTTGAtggatttaaaaaaaatgataataatccAAAAAGATGGAATGATTATCAAACAAATGATATGGATAAAAATAgtattaataatatgaatgatAATGAAACAATTACTGGATATATACTTCCTGGTTTTAAGGGAAAACATATGGTAGGTTTTAAATGCTTTTTAAAGAGAGGTATGCAAAATCCACCACCACCACCCCCATCTGTAGTATATGAAGAAGTCtcttattttaataatatagaaaaaactGGCatccaaaaaaaatttatgaaatTAAATAATCAACCAGGCCAGCAAATGGGCCAGCAAATGGGCCAGCAAATGGGTCAGCAAATGGGCCAGCAAATGGGTCAGCAAATGAGTCAGCAAATGGGTCAACAGCTGAACCAACAAATGAACCAACAAATGAACAATTcaactataaataatatgatgaATATGCATATGGGCTATCCAATGAATATGCAAATGAATTCTGGCCAACAACGAAATAGTCCTAGTAATATATTGAGTAATAATGAAGGAGAAGGTTTAAATcgaaataacaataatatgaatatgaATATGAATAGCAAATTTTTGAATGAGCCTCAACATAATAATCAAAACCGatttaacaataatatatttaaaaataataataataataataattttaatagaaattccaatttttttcaaaataaggGGGATGATAATAATGTAGGTAATggaaaaatgataaattctGGAGGAGGTATGCAaggaaataatttaaattatatgaaaagaaacgataaaaaagatgaaagaggttttaaaaaaaaagatattgATGCTGAAGGAAATTGGAGGAATACTGGAGTTCCTAATAgaaatgatataaatgataaaaataatataaatttaataaataataacaataatggaaataatagAATGATGAGAAATTTCGGAAATGGTAAGAACTTGAATATGGATATAAATTTTGTtgacataaaaaatgatatagaaaataataatgaactAATTTTAAATCTTAATTTAAAATCTGTAGGTAATATGCctggaaataataaaaacatgtttaataaaaataatgaagatcaaaaaaataaaatgtataaaaataacatgaCAAATCAAATGACTAACAATATTGGAGGAGGAGGTCACGATTCATTTAATTACGGTTCTCACAATTTTtctaacaataataataataatataaataacgaAAATATGAATGATAATAAGtttgattataataaaaatgcgtttaataatttaaatgcaaacaacaaaaatatgaattcGCTGGATTCAAGAAAGGCTAGAATGAGAGATGTGAGAAATATTAATggcaaaaataatattaatgatagTTAAGGAAATATTTGGATAAACTTAAATGATAATGTAGAATTGAGGGGAAAGAAAGGGCAtcacctttttttttttttttttttgcaaaatTGATACAaagtttttatataattaattttatccaACAGTTTTGATGGTGCTGATTGGAAAACAGCTTTCGAAGAAATGATTTCATTTGCATTtgggaatatatataaatcaggttattgaattaaaatatatttaattaattaaaaataataaaatggaccataatatttaaattaaagcAATTGtgattaattttttttttagccGACGAACTAGACAATTTAGAAAGAGTACAcataaaattgttatttatgtaaaaatttatatgggaaaaaaaaaatataaagaaactagttttaaacatagtttttctatatatatatgtacatgcatacatacattATTTTATCGGTTTGTTCATCGATTTAATATATAGTGGCACATTTCATATTTTCCAATAATTTGTAAATATTGCTTGCGTCTgcatataaaacaatatttttttgttattttatggaattaattttttaattttttttttttttttcatgcatatacataacaATTGGAAATGTACATGCTTATGTGATatttataagtatatattatagcCTAAAATGagtgtatatacatattatatatattttttcatttatgtATGAACTAGTTTTTCCTATGTACACATTTTAGGAAAATATCACGcagtatatatatgatgtAATGCATATGTATTAGtagtatatattaaaaatatatattaatccATCTGTAcatattctatatatataacatattcatatacatatatattatgatcaTTGCATTATTTAGAAGGCTCAATTAATAAACACTCCTATTAAATTACCTaggaaataaattttttttttttttttgccatataaaatacaatttatatatatgcatatatttatgaaaaaaatcaGCTGTATTTTAATAcccctttttttattttataatttttccaAATATAATGCAgacacaaaaaatatttacatataagTTTTAATATAAGTttacttttaatttttttgaggAAGTTATATTTGCtcacatatatttatgtatgtgtaaattaaaaaataaataaaaaaataaataaaaaaacgaattaaaaatgtaagataatatgcaattttatatatatacaactgACATGTTTGGtaatgaatatttaaaaacaaattataatcctcatttatttaaaataaaaaaaagggtCCTTTAAATGTCTCCACACCATTTGTTTTCTTCTCGTATCTAAAAAGgggttattaaaaaataggaATGCTAAGACTATAGTTTGaacaatttattttatatttttttttttaaagtattACATACCTGCATTTCCTCTTCTCTTGTAAAATCATTCACAATATCAAATTCTGCTCGAATTTCTTCAGTTGTTTTGTCTTTCATCATTGAAGCAATTTTCCCACACGTTAAATCCAAGAGCGGTTTTATGTCGAGATAATTGGAAGCCTGAATTGGCAAGAAAAAAAGTCCACATCCATAtccatatgcatatatatatatatatatatatatattttttttttttttaattgcgcTATAATATTTTGCATTATAGTTACATACCTCTATAAGTTCGTAAAGGGTTTCCTTGTCTGTGTTAACAAAATCATAATCCCAAACTGACACAACCTattgtatttaaaaatgtatacacatatatgtgaaagtgtatatatatatatatatatacatgcgtATAAGCAAAGCGGGTTTaagtatgtatataaatgGAACATTACAATGGatgtaattattttaattttttttagtgaTATAATTACGTCTTGTAAATTTGAGGTTATCAAGGGTTTGGGTATTTCATCAGGCGGGTTATGGATATGATATTCCATAtattcaattattttttttaaaatttgtgtttttatatttggaaGGGGAATTGTATCTTCCTCTGAAGTCATaactaataattataaacaaGAAATATGAAATGGTAAGTTATAAACAAGAAATATGAAATGGTAAATTATAAGCAAGAAATATGAAATGgtgaattataaaataatgttaatttaataaataaggtcatgtatatattattcacTTATTTCATTTCTctctatttatatactatacatatttgaaatcatttttaaattgttcatagttttattttataattataaataaataccttcaagtatattaaatattactGTGGACATGGAAGCTGTATATTTATCCACAATAAATTCATCCCCTTCAAAACTTaccaattttattttatcatttttcattttactaaaaaattggaaattattataaatatttgttcTTGTGTATGATTGGAAATTTGTATTTGTATGTATTTTGAATGTAATAAATTATGTGTAAATAAAGTTGTATATGAAATTCTTTATATACATAGGAACTAATGTGTTTGCTATTCTCTTACTTGGATTATATTttaacgaaaaaaatgaaaaggtatgatcaataatatatgatGAGAACAATTATATACACACTATATTaatgtttctttttttttttaaatatgaatttatattttgctttattttttatatttgtgaacataaaaaataattaaagcTGGATTGTGTATAattgaaagaaaaaaaataataaaatcaagaataaaaaattaataacaaAGCCTTAgtttaatttgaaaatgcCTTAAGTAtccataaataaaaatacgaaTAAATAAGCTAAATAAATTCgattatatgtatgtattatacaatatt belongs to Plasmodium yoelii strain 17X genome assembly, chromosome: 11 and includes:
- a CDS encoding suppressor of kinetochore protein 1, putative, with protein sequence MKNDKIKLVSFEGDEFIVDKYTASMSTVIFNILEVMTSEEDTIPLPNIKTQILKKIIEYMEYHIHNPPDEIPKPLITSNLQDVVSVWDYDFVNTDKETLYELIEASNYLDIKPLLDLTCGKIASMMKDKTTEEIRAEFDIVNDFTREEEMQIREENKWCGDI